The proteins below come from a single Burkholderia humptydooensis genomic window:
- the proC gene encoding pyrroline-5-carboxylate reductase, translated as MKIAFIGGGNMAAALIGGLVKRGVAASELLAVDVNEDARQRAQAQFGVRTAAAIDAALAGYDAIVLAVKPQALKDVATALAPHLSTQLVVSIAAGIRGTDLSRWLGDYARVVRTMPNTPALVGLGVTGLSALPGVDAAGRDLASKVLGAVGETVWFDDESQLDAVTAISGSGPAYVFYFIEALQEAARQLGMSDEQGRALAVATFAGAAQLAVQSGEPASVLRERVTSKGGTTAAALASFDAQHVKDAIVRGVLAAQARAKEMGDELGGA; from the coding sequence CAAGCGAGCTGCTCGCCGTCGACGTCAACGAAGACGCGCGCCAGCGCGCGCAAGCGCAATTCGGCGTGCGCACGGCGGCCGCCATCGACGCCGCGCTCGCCGGCTACGACGCGATCGTGCTCGCCGTGAAGCCGCAGGCGCTCAAGGACGTCGCGACCGCGCTCGCGCCGCATCTGTCGACGCAGCTCGTCGTCAGCATCGCGGCCGGCATTCGCGGCACGGACCTGTCGCGCTGGCTCGGCGATTACGCGCGCGTCGTGCGCACCATGCCGAACACGCCGGCGCTCGTCGGCCTCGGCGTGACCGGCCTGTCCGCGCTGCCGGGCGTCGACGCGGCGGGCCGCGATCTCGCATCGAAGGTGCTCGGCGCGGTCGGCGAGACGGTCTGGTTCGACGATGAATCGCAGCTCGACGCCGTCACCGCGATCTCGGGCAGCGGCCCCGCCTACGTGTTCTATTTCATCGAGGCGCTGCAGGAAGCGGCGCGCCAGCTCGGCATGAGCGACGAGCAGGGCCGCGCGCTCGCGGTCGCGACGTTCGCGGGCGCCGCGCAGCTCGCGGTGCAGTCGGGCGAGCCCGCGAGCGTGCTGCGCGAACGCGTGACGTCGAAGGGCGGCACGACGGCGGCCGCGCTCGCGTCGTTCGACGCGCAGCACGTGAAGGATGCGATCGTGCGCGGCGTGCTCGCCGCGCAGGCGCGCGCGAAGGAAATGGGCGACGAGCTCGGCGGAGCTTGA